A genomic segment from Aegilops tauschii subsp. strangulata cultivar AL8/78 chromosome 1, Aet v6.0, whole genome shotgun sequence encodes:
- the LOC109778342 gene encoding fasciclin-like arabinogalactan protein 16, whose translation MGAPAYSAVLLLYLALVVGVATADGARPVERTIPSAAGCDGGVTAVVNRFGARVNSNSVLVALLNSQCTELVEKTLMLLTLEGARSCNNITIFAPWNDVFVRDLERFLLELRNLRSLQSLFLFHVLPAQHPAGSWSAASHHTLFGEEVKLTAGADGTMRVAHAAVTLQNTVHRPEGAIHGTERLLVPRTVPFNRHSSLVAISNLL comes from the coding sequence ATGGGTGCGCCGGCGTACAGCGCCGTGCTGCTCTTATACCTTGCGCTGGTCGTGGGCGTCGCTACCGCGGATGGGGCTCGGCCGGTCGAACGCACAATTCCTTCCGCCGCTGGCTGTGACGGAGGAGTAACCGCGGTCGTCAACAGGTTCGGGGCGAGGGTCAACTCCAACTCGGTGCTGGTGGCGCTGCTGAACTCGCAGTGCACGGAGCTGGTGGAGAAGACGCTGATGCTGCTGACGCTGGAGGGCGCCAGGAGCTGCAACAACATCACCATCTTTGCGCCGTGGAATGACGTGTTTGTGCGGGACCTTGAGCGCTTCCTCCTTGAGCTCCGGAATCTCAGGTCGCTACAGTCGCTGTTCCTCTTCCACGTCCTTCCCGCCCAACACCCCGCCGGGTCCTGGTCCGCTGCGTCCCACCACACGCTCTTCGGCGAGGAGGTCAAGCTCACTGCCGGGGCCGACGGCACCATGCGCGTCGCCCACGCCGCCGTCACACTTCAGAACACCGTGCACAGGCCCGAAGGCGCCATCCACGGCACCGAGCGCCTCCTCGTACCCCGCACCGTGCCGTTCAACCGCCACTCTAGCCTCGTCGCAATCTCCAATTTGCTTTAG